One window of Papaver somniferum cultivar HN1 chromosome 9, ASM357369v1, whole genome shotgun sequence genomic DNA carries:
- the LOC113312295 gene encoding uncharacterized protein LOC113312295, whose translation MNLWGSPGPDGFPPGFFKEHWDIVKTDIINLVQDFFKKNYLLKDYTYITLIPKVHNPSTPSDFRPISLSNITYKIISKILTNGIKPLLSKLISQNQPAFIPGRQITDNIIVVHEILHSMKTSKNKNGNMALKIDLSKVFDTIEWDFLNQTLLSFGFCSEWCQLILQCITTTSFFVLLNGVPSEFFFVTRGLRQGDPLSPYLFIICMEVLSKLLLKAEKDNLVSGIKVAKTAPSVSHLFFADDFFLFSKANLNEAKNILNILNTLNTFGEMTAQVINFQHSGIYFSPKVHNKHCKIISRIFKVRKISKNDKYLGTPLFFDKNKTNSFEPLINKYYAALQGWIRKMFNHAGRTVLIKNVLSDYPNHQMQCLKGLEIVKENSVWQVNNGRDTNIWTNLWLPNQTTPLIPIVTDNNMPTTDDAKFRKQIWNLNVRPKVNMFCRKVVSGALALGCKMFRYIKDVKPYCLLCDSNAAEDELHLNSVNFDNIVPLPQKLIDVIKTSYQTLVPTRDNNTSMNPVFGRNVNYDIGTRHEYDWFIHFDASFLEADFSMGYAISILDKARNRRQCRAGREWASCPLDAEAKALLKALTWMKDLNLKNCCFINDCQTLMKIMNGDISSEDQPWRAQRSINRCKFSAYICNSIFFLYKARKFLDFEDRLAKEVRTRKISFFSTENMNTYERTRFLERTNQRLDPILCNEHFLYK comes from the exons ATGAATTTGTGGGGCTCCCCAGGCCCTGACGGCTTCCCGCCAGGTTTCTTTAAAGAACACTGGGATATAGTCAAGACTGATATCATCAATCTTGTTCAAGATTTTTTCAAGAAAAATTATTTGCTAAAAGACTACACTTATATCACTCTGATTCCTAAAGTCCATAATCCCTCTACTCCTAGCGATTTCCGTCCTATCAGCCTTAGCAATATAACGTATAAAATAATTTCTAAAATTTTAACTAATGGGATAAAGCCTTTACTCTCTAAGCTTATCTCTCAAAACCAGCCTGCTTTCATTCCTGGTCGTCAAATAACTGACAACATTATTGTAGTGCATGAAATTTTGCATTCTATGAAAACATCGAAAAACAAAAATGGAAATATGGCTCTTAAAATAGACCTTTCCAAAGTGTTTGATACAATTGAATGGGACTTTCTAAATCAAACCCTTCTATCCTTTGGTTTCTGCAGTGAGTGGTGTCAACTTATTTTGCAATGCATTACTACAACTTCTTTCTTTGTGCTTTTAAATGGTGTGCCtagtgaatttttttttgttactagGGGTCTCAGGCAAGGAGATCcactatctccttacctgtttatcATTTGTATGGAAGTGCTCTCGAAACTTCTCTTGAAAGCTGAAAAAGATAATTTAGTTTCAGGGATCAAAGTCGCTAAAACTGCACCCTCAGTCTCTCATTTGTTCTTTGctgatgatttttttcttttttcgaaaGCCAATCTGAATGAAGCTAAAAATATTCTTAACATTCTTAACACTCTTAACACTTTTGGAGAAATGACTGCTCAGGTTATAAACTTTCAACATTCTGGGATTTATTTCTCTCCTAAAGTTCataataaacattgtaagataatTTCTAGAATCTTTAAGGTTAGGAAAATATCTAAGAATGATAAATACCTTGGAACTCCTTTattctttgataaaaataaaaccaATAGCTTTGAACCTCTGATTAATAAGTATTATGCTGCGCTTCAAGGTTGGATTAGAAAAATGTTTAATCATGCTGGTCGTACTGTTCTTATTAAGAATGTGCTTAGTGATTATCCTAATCATCAAATGCAATGTCT GAAAGGCTTAGAAATTGTTAAAGAGAATAGTGTCTGGCAAGTCAATAATGGAAGGGAcacaaatatttggacaaatcttTGGTTGCCTAATCAAACTACTCCTCTCATCCCTATAGTTACTGATAATAATATGCCTACAACT GATGACGCTAAATTTAGGAAGCAAATTTGGAATTTGAATGTTAGACCTAAAGTAAACATGTTTTGTCGGAAGGTGGTTTCTGGTGCTCTTGCTCTAGGTTGTAAAATGTTTAGATATATCAAAGATGTTAAGCCTTATTGCCTGTTGTGTGATTCTAATGCTGCTGAGGATGAGCTTCATCT AAACAGTGTGAACTTTGATAATATTGTGCCATTACCACAGAAGCTTATTGATGTCATTAAAACATCCTACCAGACCCTTGTGCCTACTAGAGATAACAATACCAGCATGAACCCTGTTTTTGGCAGAAATGTGAACTATGATATAGGAACAAGACATGAATATGACTGGTTCATTCACTTTGATGCATCCTTCTTAGAAGCTGACTTTTCAATGGGTTATGCAATCTCTATTTTGGACAAAGCACGAAACAGGAGACAGTGCAGAGCTGGCAGAGAATGGGCTTCCTGCCCATTAGATGCTGAAGCAAAAGCATTATTGAAAGCTCTTACATGGATGAAGGATCTAAATCTGAAGAATTGTTGCTTCATAAATGACTGCCAGACTTTAATGAAGATAATGAATGGAGATATTAGTTCTGAAGATCAACCATGGAGAGCTCAAAGAAGCATCAATAGATGCAAATTTTCAGCCTATATATGTAATTCGATTTTTTTTCTGTATAAAGCTAGGAAGTTTTTAGATTTTGAAGATAGACTTGCTAAGGAAGTTAGAACTAGGAAGATATCTTTCTTCTCTACTGAAAATATGAATACTTATGAAAGAACTAGATTCCTAGAAAGGACTAATCAGAGATTAGATCCCATCTTATGTAATGAACACTTcctttataaataa
- the LOC113308523 gene encoding uncharacterized protein LOC113308523 isoform X1 has translation MCSVFDSIDGRNQKPEFLPLFVSSNFMVKKKFKKKNLLFIIQNFNHQIHETKGFENWNELQESEKETERFYLRQLHLVLVPIYLIHVSGANGDFKGSATSDEEMALYMTLCIHERRGVCMGLSCCR, from the exons ATGTGCTCGGTTTTTGATTCAATAGATGGAAGAAACCAGAAGCCAGAATTTCTCCCGTTGTTCGTTTCATCCAATTTCATGGTTAAAaagaagttcaaaaaaaaaaatcttctattTATCATTCAAAATTTCAATCATCAGATCCATGAAACCAAG GGTTTTGAAAATTGGAATGAGCTACAGGAATCGGAGAAGGAAACGGAGAGGTTTTATCTTAGACAATTGCACCTTGTATTAGTTCCTATTTATTTAATACA TGTTTCAGGTGCTAATGGAGACTTCAAGGGTTCTGCAACCAGTGATGAAGAAATGGCGCTGTATATGACGCTATGTATACATGAAAGAAGAGGAGTTTGTATGGGGTTGAGCTGTTGTCGGTGA
- the LOC113308523 gene encoding uncharacterized protein LOC113308523 isoform X2, producing MCSVFDSIDGRNQKPEFLPLFVSSNFMVKKKFKKKNLLFIIQNFNHQIHETKGFENWNELQESEKETESVSGANGDFKGSATSDEEMALYMTLCIHERRGVCMGLSCCR from the exons ATGTGCTCGGTTTTTGATTCAATAGATGGAAGAAACCAGAAGCCAGAATTTCTCCCGTTGTTCGTTTCATCCAATTTCATGGTTAAAaagaagttcaaaaaaaaaaatcttctattTATCATTCAAAATTTCAATCATCAGATCCATGAAACCAAG GGTTTTGAAAATTGGAATGAGCTACAGGAATCGGAGAAGGAAACGGAGAG TGTTTCAGGTGCTAATGGAGACTTCAAGGGTTCTGCAACCAGTGATGAAGAAATGGCGCTGTATATGACGCTATGTATACATGAAAGAAGAGGAGTTTGTATGGGGTTGAGCTGTTGTCGGTGA
- the LOC113312294 gene encoding protein FAR1-RELATED SEQUENCE 5-like, producing the protein MGESQSASEEFEQHNSALNDDNDQGDQIVLPKLGMKFNNADDLFEFYISYSFKTGFSCKKRTCKRDHHGALNFVTYSCTKEGKNHSVSDSPVNLPPTQRTNCKAKISARLCEGEKWMISVFTLEHNHLNSPSKSRYLRGHKRINTATKKKVLVNDKAGIRMNKIYGALAVEGGGYESLPYNEKTLRNMVAREKKLELGEGDATALLNHFTNMQNRDPNFFYRMDIDETGCLKNVFWADNRCRESYKEFGEIFTFDTTYLTNKYEMPFAPFFGVNHHGQSILFGCGLLSNEEKETFAWLFRSWLDCMNKIAPQGIITDQYSSMKWVVERVFKDTKHRWCLWHIMKKIPEKLRRYENYLKIKCRMKKVVYDTQCPAEFEQHLSDMLQKYESLKQNKWFNKLYKEKHRWVPCFVKTTFWAGMSTTQRSESMNAFFDGYVHSRTSLKQFVEKFDNALRYKM; encoded by the coding sequence ATGGGTGAATCTCAATCGGCGAGTGAGGAATTTGAACAACATAATAGTGCATTGAATGATGACAATGACCAAGGTGATCAGATTGTCTTGCCAAAACTTGGCATGAAATTTAACAATGCTGATGACTTATTTGAGTTCTACATTAGTTATTCATTCAAGACAGGATTTTCTTGTAAGAAACGAACATGCAAGAGGGATCATCATGGAGCATTAAACTTTGTAACTTATTCTTGTACGAAAGAAGGGAAGAATCATTCAGTGTCGGACTCTCCGGTAAATCTTCCTCCAACACAAAGAACTAACTGCAAAGCAAAAATTTCAGCGAGATTATGTGAAGGTGAAAAATGGATGATAAGCGTTTTTACTCTTGAACATAACCATTTAAATAGTCCATCGAAATCTCGATATTTAAGAGGCCACAAAAGGATCAACACAGCTACAAAGAAGAAAGTTTTGGTGAACGACAAAGCAGGAATCAGGATGAATAAGATCTATGGTGCATTAGCGGTTGAAGGTGGTGGATACGAAAGCCTCCCTTATAATGAAAAAACACTGAGGAATATGGTTGctagagaaaaaaaattagaacTTGGCGAAGGAGATGCTACAGCACTTCTGAATCACTTTACAAACATGCAAAATAGGGATCCAAATTTCTTTTACAGAATGGACATTGACGAAACAGGTTGTTTGAAGAATGTGTTTTGGGCTGATAATAGATGTAGAGAATCCTACAAAGAATTTGGTGAAATTTTCACGTTTGACACAACATACTTGACAAACAAGTATGAAATGCCTTTTGCTCCATTTTTCGGGGTTAATCATCATGGGCAGTCAATTTTATTTGGTTGTGGATTGCTTTCTAATGAGGAAAAGGAAACTTTTGCTTGGTTATTCAGATCATGGCTCGATTGTATGAATAAAATCGCTCCACAAGGTATAATTACAGACCAATATAGCTCGATGAAATGGGTAGTTGAGAGAGTTTTCAAGGATACCAAACATCGTTGGTGTTTATGGCACATCATGAAAAAAATACCTGAAAAGTTAAGGAGGTATGAAAATTACTTAAAGATTAAATGTAGGATGAAAAAAGTTGTTTATGATACACAATGTCCAGCTGAATTTGAACAACATTTGAGTGACATGTTGCAAAAGTATGAGAGCTTGAAACAAAATAAATGGTTTAATAAATTATATAAGGAGAAACACCGATGGGTGCCTTGTTTTGTCAAGACCACTTTTTGGGCTGGGATGTCGACTACACAGCGATCTGAAAGTATGAATGCATTTTTTGACGGGTATGTTCATTCAAGAACGTCTTTGAAGCAATTTGTTGAAAAATTTGATAATGCACTGAGATACAAAATGTAA